In Cyclopterus lumpus isolate fCycLum1 chromosome 17, fCycLum1.pri, whole genome shotgun sequence, a genomic segment contains:
- the LOC117747094 gene encoding gastrotropin-like, whose translation MAFAGKWETENQEGYDAFCKLLGIPDDTIEKGRDYKLITEVTQDGDNFSWTQTFPTNAKVSNKFTIAKECDMETIGGKKFKATVHMEGGKLSVAFPNYHHTSEISGGKLIEISKAGSVVLTRTSKKI comes from the exons ATGGCCTTCGCCGGGAAATGGGAAACCGAGAACCAGGAGGGCTACGACGCCTTCTGCAAGCTGCTGG gtATCCCCGATGACACCATCGAGAAGGGCCGCGACTACAAGCTGATCACAGAGGTCACCCAGGACGGGGATAACTTCTCCTGGACCCAGACCTTCCCCACCAACGCCAAGGTCTCCAACAAGTTCACCATCGCCAAGGAGTGCGACATGGAGACCATCGGAGGAAAGAAATTCAAG GCCACCGTGCACATGGAGGGAGGCAAGCTGAGCGTGGCCTTCCCCAACTACCACCACACCTCGGAGATCAGCGGAGGCAAGCTCATCGAG atcTCCAAAGCCGGCTCCGTAGTGCTGACGAGAACCAGCAAGAAGATCtaa